The following coding sequences lie in one Myxococcota bacterium genomic window:
- a CDS encoding pyrroloquinoline quinone-dependent dehydrogenase, whose protein sequence is MRRSRRAGCWAAAIWIAAMGCGSPSVDYEGPTADWPEYAGDKGGSRYSALTQVDRENVAHLELAWSHHSGDAFPGSAEQAPTALQVTPLVTNDTLYYCTPYMRVFALDPETGEERWSFDPELRGKGVGGPYPLTCRGVAYWEDPDPERVGEACRKRILYGTRDSELIALDADDGRLCEGFGNGGRVPLREGIGGEVPDWEYYPTSPPLVIRDVAVLGALVADQLKTDAPSGVVRAFDVRTGELRWAWDPVPPGWTPDPPEGEWYQRGTPNVWSLLSGDEERGLVFVPTGNPSPDSFGGARRGIDHFGSSTVALDAESGDVVWHYQTVHHDVWDYDVPAQPQLFRHPAVGRGRPAVVQPTKMGHLFLLDRETGEPLYPVEERPVPQAGVPEETLAATQPFPTHPPPLHDTELHADNLFGFTPIDRASCVEQFEALDWEGPFTPPTTHGSIQYPHTSGGMNWGGVAIDPERGLLITNQTHVAMVVRLVPRADFEDLPASALVYPNEAYPMRGTPYGVIRHPFFSSFGAPCNPPPWGSLTAVDLATGDVRWRVPLGTTRDQAPFPVWALPFWGELGAPNFGGGLLTAGGVYFIGATTDKYFRAFDADSGEELWRTRIPFTANATPATYRLRASSRQFVVVAAGGNPLTGTGDALLAFALPE, encoded by the coding sequence ATGCGAAGGAGCCGACGGGCAGGGTGCTGGGCCGCCGCGATCTGGATCGCTGCGATGGGATGCGGGAGTCCGAGCGTCGACTACGAGGGCCCCACCGCCGACTGGCCCGAGTACGCCGGCGACAAGGGCGGCTCGCGGTACTCCGCGCTCACCCAGGTCGACCGCGAGAACGTCGCGCACCTGGAGCTCGCCTGGAGCCACCACAGCGGCGACGCCTTCCCCGGCAGCGCCGAGCAGGCACCCACCGCGCTGCAGGTGACGCCGCTCGTCACGAACGACACGCTCTACTACTGCACGCCCTACATGCGGGTCTTTGCGCTCGACCCCGAGACCGGGGAGGAGCGTTGGAGCTTCGATCCGGAGCTTCGCGGGAAGGGTGTCGGCGGCCCCTACCCCCTCACCTGTCGCGGCGTCGCGTACTGGGAGGACCCCGACCCCGAGCGCGTCGGGGAAGCATGTCGCAAGCGCATCCTCTATGGGACGCGAGACTCGGAGTTGATCGCCCTCGACGCCGACGACGGGCGCCTTTGCGAAGGCTTCGGGAACGGCGGCCGGGTCCCCCTGCGCGAGGGCATCGGCGGGGAAGTTCCCGATTGGGAGTACTACCCCACCTCGCCGCCGCTGGTGATCCGAGACGTCGCCGTGCTCGGCGCCCTCGTCGCCGATCAGCTGAAGACCGATGCGCCCTCGGGTGTGGTGCGCGCCTTCGACGTGCGCACGGGGGAGCTGCGCTGGGCCTGGGATCCGGTCCCGCCCGGCTGGACGCCCGACCCGCCCGAAGGCGAGTGGTACCAACGCGGCACGCCGAACGTGTGGTCGCTGCTCTCGGGGGACGAGGAGCGCGGGCTCGTGTTCGTCCCGACCGGCAACCCATCTCCGGACAGCTTCGGCGGCGCGCGCCGGGGGATCGATCACTTCGGTAGCTCGACGGTGGCCCTCGACGCCGAGTCCGGAGACGTCGTCTGGCACTACCAGACCGTGCATCACGACGTCTGGGACTACGACGTCCCCGCGCAGCCCCAGCTCTTTCGACACCCCGCTGTCGGGCGCGGACGTCCGGCGGTGGTGCAGCCGACGAAGATGGGTCACCTCTTCCTCCTCGACCGCGAGACGGGCGAGCCGCTCTACCCGGTCGAAGAGCGTCCGGTTCCCCAGGCCGGGGTTCCCGAGGAGACGCTCGCCGCCACCCAGCCCTTTCCGACCCACCCGCCGCCGCTCCACGACACCGAGCTCCACGCGGACAACCTGTTCGGCTTCACGCCGATCGACCGCGCTTCCTGCGTCGAGCAGTTCGAGGCGCTCGACTGGGAGGGGCCGTTCACGCCGCCGACGACGCACGGCTCCATCCAGTACCCCCACACCTCGGGTGGCATGAACTGGGGCGGCGTCGCGATCGATCCCGAACGCGGCCTCTTGATCACCAACCAGACCCACGTCGCGATGGTGGTGCGGTTGGTGCCGCGGGCCGATTTCGAGGATCTCCCGGCCAGCGCGCTGGTCTACCCGAACGAGGCCTACCCGATGCGGGGGACACCGTACGGCGTCATCCGACATCCCTTCTTCTCGAGCTTCGGCGCACCGTGCAACCCGCCGCCCTGGGGCAGCCTGACCGCCGTCGATCTCGCCACGGGCGACGTGCGGTGGCGCGTGCCACTCGGGACGACCCGCGATCAGGCGCCGTTCCCGGTCTGGGCGCTGCCCTTCTGGGGAGAGCTCGGTGCCCCCAACTTCGGTGGCGGGCTGCTGACGGCGGGCGGCGTGTATTTCATCGGCGCGACGACCGACAAGTACTTCCGCGCCTTCGATGCCGACTCGGGTGAAGAGCTCTGGCGCACCCGCATTCCGTTTACGGCGAATGCGACGCCCGCCACCTACCGGTTGCGCGCGTCGAGTCGTCAGTTCGTCGTGGTCGCGGCCGGCGGCAACCCGCTCACGGGCACCGGCGACGCGCTGCTGGCCTTCGCGCTCCCCGAATAG
- a CDS encoding molybdopterin-dependent oxidoreductase, whose amino-acid sequence MSPRPSEDGVHIKTCPLCEAMCGLEVHVEGGRVEKIRPHDEDVWSQGYICPKGTTLGDLHHDPDRLRTPLIRRDGQFVEASWEEAFAEAERLLRPVIEKHGMTAVTTYIGNPTAHNFSLSRYVAAFAPMSGIPVLYSAGTVDQWPKNVSSALMYGGMWTIPTPDIDRTDYLVVMGANPHASQGSLLAAADVLGRFDAIRERGGQVIVVDPRRTGTAKRADAWVPIQPGTDAAFLLAVCQVLFAEDRVALGRLADFTVGVDEVERLCADFTPEAVSACCGIPAETIREIARGLSEANAGSVYGRIGTCNQEFGTLASWLVDVVNVLTGNLDREGGSMFANPIAWSFVNLTPPEFAEGFTFGRWQSRVRGAPEVLGQVPVSCMAEEIATPGEGQLKALITIAGNPVLSAPDAGKLDEALPELDCMISIDNWLNETTRHAHVIFPGWSVLEQPHYDELLWNWAVRNAGKYSEPVFAADPERPAEWEILLTLAAILQGQKAADVDVAALDNLFYAGIVATVAADPQSAIAGRDPAEIVGMSGAPGPHRLLDFAIRIGPWGDAFGQKPDGLTFEKVAAEPNGLDMGALEARLPELLRTPSGRLELAPAYITGDIPRLRERLDRTESDLVLVSRRHVRSNNSWMHNVAPLMTGKDRCTLLVHPDDAKRRGLVDGAQAQITSKAGSLVAPVEVSDEMRPGVVCLPHGWGHDKPGAKLGVAAEHAGVCNNVLAPGDLVDTLSGNAIVNGIPVELAPA is encoded by the coding sequence ATGTCCCCGCGACCCTCGGAAGACGGTGTCCACATCAAGACCTGCCCGCTCTGCGAAGCGATGTGCGGACTCGAGGTCCATGTCGAAGGCGGGCGGGTCGAGAAGATCCGACCCCACGACGAGGACGTCTGGAGCCAGGGCTACATCTGTCCGAAGGGCACCACCCTCGGCGATCTGCACCATGATCCGGACCGCTTGCGCACGCCGCTCATCCGTCGCGACGGGCAATTCGTCGAAGCTTCTTGGGAAGAGGCCTTCGCCGAGGCCGAACGGCTGCTGCGGCCGGTGATCGAGAAGCACGGCATGACGGCGGTCACCACCTACATCGGCAATCCGACGGCGCACAACTTCTCGCTCTCGCGCTACGTCGCCGCCTTCGCGCCGATGTCGGGGATCCCCGTCCTGTACTCGGCCGGCACCGTCGACCAGTGGCCGAAGAACGTGTCGTCCGCGCTGATGTACGGCGGCATGTGGACGATCCCCACACCGGACATCGACCGCACCGACTACCTGGTGGTGATGGGCGCGAACCCGCACGCCTCCCAGGGGAGCCTGCTCGCCGCGGCCGACGTGCTGGGACGCTTCGACGCCATCCGCGAACGAGGCGGCCAGGTCATCGTCGTCGATCCGCGCCGCACCGGCACCGCGAAGCGCGCCGACGCCTGGGTGCCGATCCAGCCCGGCACCGACGCGGCCTTCTTGCTCGCCGTGTGCCAGGTGCTCTTCGCGGAAGACCGGGTCGCCCTCGGACGCCTCGCCGACTTCACCGTCGGCGTCGACGAGGTCGAGCGACTCTGCGCCGACTTCACGCCCGAGGCAGTGTCGGCGTGCTGTGGCATTCCCGCCGAGACGATCCGCGAGATCGCGCGCGGCCTCTCGGAGGCCAACGCGGGCTCGGTCTACGGGCGCATCGGCACCTGCAACCAGGAGTTCGGCACCCTCGCCTCCTGGCTCGTCGACGTGGTGAACGTGCTGACGGGCAACCTCGACCGCGAGGGCGGTTCGATGTTCGCGAACCCGATCGCCTGGTCGTTCGTCAACCTGACGCCGCCCGAGTTCGCCGAGGGCTTCACCTTCGGGCGCTGGCAGAGTCGGGTCCGCGGCGCGCCGGAAGTCCTGGGACAGGTGCCCGTCTCGTGCATGGCGGAAGAGATCGCCACGCCCGGCGAGGGCCAGCTCAAGGCCCTGATCACGATCGCGGGCAACCCGGTGCTCTCGGCGCCCGACGCGGGCAAGCTCGACGAAGCCCTGCCCGAACTCGACTGCATGATCAGCATCGACAACTGGCTGAACGAGACCACCCGCCACGCCCACGTGATCTTCCCTGGCTGGTCGGTGCTCGAACAGCCCCACTACGACGAGCTCCTGTGGAACTGGGCCGTGCGCAATGCCGGGAAGTACTCGGAGCCCGTCTTCGCCGCCGATCCCGAGCGACCGGCGGAGTGGGAGATCCTGCTCACCCTCGCCGCGATCCTGCAGGGCCAGAAAGCCGCCGACGTCGACGTCGCGGCCCTCGACAACCTCTTCTACGCGGGCATCGTGGCAACGGTCGCGGCGGACCCGCAGTCGGCGATCGCCGGTCGCGACCCCGCCGAGATCGTCGGCATGAGCGGCGCCCCCGGTCCGCACCGGCTGCTCGACTTCGCCATCCGGATCGGGCCCTGGGGCGACGCGTTCGGGCAGAAGCCCGACGGCCTCACCTTCGAGAAGGTCGCGGCCGAGCCGAACGGCCTCGACATGGGCGCCCTCGAAGCGCGCCTGCCCGAGCTACTGCGCACCCCGAGCGGGAGGCTCGAGCTCGCTCCCGCGTACATCACCGGGGACATCCCGCGATTGCGCGAGCGGCTGGACCGCACCGAGTCCGACCTCGTGCTGGTGAGTCGCCGGCACGTCCGCTCGAACAACTCCTGGATGCACAACGTCGCGCCGCTGATGACCGGCAAGGACCGCTGCACGCTGCTCGTCCACCCCGACGACGCGAAGCGCCGCGGTCTGGTCGACGGAGCCCAGGCCCAGATCACGTCGAAGGCGGGGAGCCTGGTGGCGCCCGTCGAGGTGAGCGACGAGATGCGTCCTGGGGTCGTATGCCTCCCGCACGGATGGGGGCACGACAAGCCCGGCGCGAAGCTCGGGGTCGCGGCGGAGCACGCCGGCGTCTGCAACAACGTGTTGGCGCCGGGCGATCTCGTCGACACCCTCTCGGGCAACGCGATCGTGAACGGGATTCCCGTCGAGCTCGCTCCCGCGTAG
- a CDS encoding DUF6502 family protein, whose translation MSEQLRATLTAAIRRLLRPLVRILLRNGVPFGVFSDHAKQVYVEVAEQEFGVPGRKPSISRVSVLTGLTRKEVSRLQREGDAAAAPVERYNRAARVISAWVREADFNDKAGRPATLPIEGEGRTFTELVQRFGGDVPVRAVLDELLRVDAAEYTRDGRLRLVTRAYVPRTGEEEKLAILGLDVTDLVETIDHNLTQPAEDAFFQRKVSYDNLVGESLPSLRRDAAKRAQRLLEHLDERMAKSDRDANPEVEGSGRHRAVLGIFYREHSVEDENDDEDAS comes from the coding sequence ATGAGTGAACAGCTGCGGGCGACGCTGACGGCGGCGATTCGCCGGCTGCTGCGGCCCTTGGTGCGCATTCTTCTGCGCAACGGCGTGCCGTTCGGAGTCTTCTCGGATCACGCGAAGCAGGTGTACGTGGAAGTCGCGGAGCAGGAGTTCGGGGTCCCGGGCAGGAAGCCGTCGATCTCGCGCGTCTCCGTCCTGACCGGCCTGACGCGCAAGGAAGTGAGTCGGCTCCAGCGCGAGGGCGATGCCGCTGCGGCGCCGGTCGAGCGATACAACCGCGCCGCGCGCGTCATCAGCGCCTGGGTCCGTGAGGCCGACTTCAACGACAAGGCCGGTCGACCCGCGACCCTGCCGATCGAGGGCGAAGGGCGCACGTTCACCGAGCTGGTGCAGCGCTTCGGCGGCGATGTACCGGTGCGTGCGGTACTCGACGAGTTGCTGCGGGTGGATGCCGCGGAGTACACCCGCGATGGGCGCCTGCGGCTGGTGACGCGTGCCTACGTTCCCCGGACGGGCGAAGAGGAGAAGCTCGCGATCCTCGGGTTGGACGTGACGGATCTGGTCGAGACGATCGATCACAATCTCACCCAGCCTGCGGAAGATGCGTTCTTTCAGCGCAAGGTCTCCTACGACAATCTCGTTGGGGAGAGCCTGCCTTCGCTGCGTCGCGACGCCGCGAAGCGCGCGCAGCGCCTGCTCGAACACCTCGACGAGCGCATGGCGAAGAGCGACCGGGATGCGAACCCGGAGGTGGAGGGCAGCGGTCGGCATCGCGCTGTGCTCGGCATCTTCTACCGCGAACACTCGGTCGAAGACGAGAACGACGACGAGGACGCGTCGTGA
- a CDS encoding SDR family oxidoreductase produces MPGFVGLAGRRVLVTGAASGIARAIALRLGGEGVRVGLLDRDAAGAEQVAAAIRADRGDASCHPADISDATAVASAIDAFESDAGGIDGLVNGAGWDTAADFVATTPEDWRRIIDINLYGPLHVTHAVLSRMASEGAGRIVSLASDAGRVGSSGESVYAACKAGIVGFSKSIAREHAKAGITVNIVSPGPTDTPLFENLDPSGRLGPALERAIPMRRLGQPSDYPGIVAFLLSDEAAFITGQTISVSGGLTMHG; encoded by the coding sequence GTGCCGGGCTTCGTCGGACTCGCGGGCCGCCGCGTCCTCGTGACCGGTGCCGCGAGTGGCATCGCGCGAGCGATCGCGCTGCGTCTCGGTGGGGAAGGGGTCCGCGTCGGATTGCTCGATCGGGACGCCGCCGGCGCCGAACAGGTGGCCGCCGCGATTCGGGCGGATCGGGGCGACGCCTCGTGCCACCCGGCGGACATCAGCGACGCCACCGCGGTCGCAAGCGCCATCGACGCCTTCGAGAGCGACGCGGGCGGGATCGACGGTCTGGTGAACGGCGCGGGCTGGGACACCGCCGCCGACTTCGTGGCGACGACGCCCGAGGACTGGCGCCGCATCATCGACATCAACCTCTATGGACCGCTCCATGTCACCCACGCCGTGTTGTCGCGGATGGCGTCGGAGGGCGCCGGTCGCATCGTGAGCCTGGCCAGCGACGCGGGGCGCGTCGGCTCGTCGGGCGAGTCGGTGTACGCCGCGTGCAAGGCGGGGATCGTCGGGTTCTCGAAGTCGATCGCGCGCGAGCACGCGAAAGCCGGTATCACCGTCAACATCGTCTCGCCCGGACCGACCGACACGCCTCTCTTCGAGAATCTCGACCCCAGCGGCCGCCTCGGTCCTGCCCTCGAACGCGCCATTCCGATGCGCCGGCTCGGCCAGCCGAGTGACTACCCCGGAATCGTCGCGTTCCTGCTCTCGGACGAAGCGGCCTTCATCACCGGCCAGACCATCAGCGTCTCGGGCGGCCTCACCATGCACGGCTAG
- a CDS encoding enoyl-CoA hydratase-related protein: MDYEDIQYDVADHVATITIDRPKVMNAFRANTCEELIHAFHTAGADKDIGAIVLTGAGERAFCTGGDQSDHGDGSYGGRGALGMPIDEVHTAMRDAPKPVVAKVRGYAIGGGNVLATLCDLTIAAESAIFGQVGPSMGSVDPGFGTAYLARIVGEKKARELWYLCRRYTAAQAEEMGLVNCVVPDDQLDTEVAQWCSELVERSPTAIALAKASFNADTESIKGLGNIAFQAVSLYYDTEESKEGGRARAEKRKPEFRKYA; the protein is encoded by the coding sequence ATGGACTACGAAGACATCCAGTACGACGTTGCGGACCACGTCGCCACCATCACGATCGACCGGCCGAAGGTGATGAACGCGTTCCGCGCGAACACCTGTGAAGAGCTGATCCACGCCTTCCACACCGCCGGCGCCGACAAGGACATCGGAGCGATCGTGCTCACCGGTGCCGGCGAGCGCGCGTTCTGCACCGGCGGCGACCAGAGCGACCACGGCGACGGCAGCTATGGCGGGCGCGGCGCCCTCGGCATGCCGATCGACGAAGTGCACACGGCGATGCGCGACGCCCCGAAGCCGGTCGTCGCCAAGGTGCGCGGCTACGCGATCGGCGGTGGCAACGTGCTGGCGACGCTCTGCGATCTCACCATCGCCGCCGAGAGCGCGATCTTCGGGCAGGTCGGCCCGAGCATGGGTTCGGTCGATCCGGGCTTTGGCACGGCGTACCTGGCGCGCATCGTGGGGGAGAAGAAGGCGCGCGAGCTCTGGTACCTGTGCCGCCGCTACACCGCCGCCCAGGCCGAGGAGATGGGGCTCGTGAACTGCGTGGTTCCCGACGACCAGCTCGACACCGAGGTCGCCCAGTGGTGCTCCGAGCTGGTCGAGCGCAGCCCGACGGCGATCGCGTTGGCGAAGGCTTCGTTCAACGCGGACACCGAGAGCATCAAGGGGCTCGGCAACATCGCCTTCCAGGCGGTGTCGCTCTACTACGACACCGAAGAGTCGAAGGAAGGCGGTCGGGCGCGTGCCGAGAAGCGCAAGCCCGAGTTCCGGAAGTACGCGTAG
- a CDS encoding alkyl sulfatase dimerization domain-containing protein, translating to MAPEADASGATAASAATRAANATYQELPLADGADRRDAERGLVAREEPLVIENAQGEVVWDNRQYAFLEEAAPDTVNPSLWRQAQLNHLHGLYEVAPGIHQVRGYDLSNFTVIEGKTGRIIVDPLTAKETAAAAYALVEKHLGERPIRAVIFTHSHIDHFGGIQGILTPEEIEEQGVNIIAPAHFMDEATSENVIAGVGMQRRAEFMFGARLPRGARGHVDSGLGRAPAYGRVGIAEPTESVDRTPTEIVLDGVRFLFQYTPESEAPAEFMFYLPEKQALCGAEVVTRTMHNLYTLRGAKVRDALRWSGYIDEALQLFGGDAEVLFSTHHWPTWGNAEIVDYLKKQRDTYKYVHDQTMRLANSGATPQEIADTLELPPSLRPSFANRGYYGTVRHNAKAVYQWYFGWYDGNPAHLDPLPPKQAGEKYVAAMGGADEVLRKAQAAFDTDDLRFAAMLLDHLVFAEPGNDDARELLARTYDQLGYRAESGPWRDVYLVGAHELRHGTPEPGGTRLELAFDLLRHTPMERFLESFATRLNGPDAADVELAVNLDFTDTRENYTLWIENAVLHHRQQPVDPEADATVHLTRELLLELIAGRKTAREFLFSDDLDVDGSRTALIRFFSLLEAPEANFAIIEP from the coding sequence ATGGCCCCTGAGGCCGACGCGTCCGGCGCCACGGCAGCGTCGGCCGCCACGCGCGCCGCCAACGCCACCTACCAGGAGCTGCCCCTCGCCGACGGCGCGGATCGACGCGACGCCGAGCGCGGGCTCGTGGCGCGCGAGGAGCCGCTCGTCATCGAGAACGCCCAGGGAGAGGTGGTCTGGGACAACCGGCAATACGCCTTCCTCGAAGAAGCCGCGCCGGACACGGTGAATCCCAGCCTCTGGCGACAGGCCCAGCTCAATCACCTCCATGGCCTCTACGAGGTCGCGCCGGGCATCCACCAGGTGCGCGGCTACGACCTCAGCAACTTCACCGTGATCGAGGGGAAGACCGGCCGGATCATCGTCGATCCGTTGACCGCAAAGGAGACCGCGGCCGCGGCCTACGCCCTCGTGGAGAAGCACCTGGGCGAGCGGCCGATCCGCGCCGTGATCTTCACCCACAGCCACATCGATCACTTCGGCGGGATCCAGGGGATCCTCACCCCGGAAGAGATCGAGGAGCAGGGCGTCAACATCATTGCGCCGGCCCACTTCATGGACGAAGCCACCAGCGAGAACGTGATCGCCGGCGTGGGCATGCAGCGCCGGGCCGAGTTCATGTTCGGCGCGCGGCTTCCGCGCGGCGCGCGCGGTCACGTCGACAGTGGCCTAGGCCGCGCACCGGCCTACGGACGCGTCGGGATCGCCGAGCCCACCGAGAGCGTGGACCGCACCCCCACCGAGATCGTGCTCGACGGAGTTCGCTTCCTCTTCCAGTACACGCCCGAGAGCGAGGCGCCCGCTGAGTTCATGTTCTACCTGCCCGAGAAGCAGGCCCTGTGCGGCGCCGAAGTCGTGACGCGCACCATGCACAACCTCTACACGCTGCGCGGCGCGAAGGTGCGCGACGCCCTGCGCTGGAGTGGCTACATCGACGAGGCACTCCAGCTCTTCGGCGGCGACGCCGAGGTGCTCTTCTCGACCCACCACTGGCCCACCTGGGGCAATGCGGAGATCGTCGACTACCTCAAGAAGCAGCGCGACACCTACAAGTACGTCCACGACCAGACCATGCGTCTGGCCAACTCGGGCGCGACTCCGCAGGAGATCGCGGACACCCTCGAACTCCCGCCTTCGCTGCGCCCGTCGTTCGCGAACCGCGGCTACTACGGCACCGTGCGCCACAACGCGAAGGCCGTGTATCAGTGGTACTTCGGTTGGTACGACGGCAACCCCGCCCACCTCGACCCGCTGCCGCCGAAGCAGGCAGGCGAGAAGTACGTGGCGGCGATGGGCGGCGCGGACGAGGTCCTGCGCAAGGCCCAGGCCGCCTTCGACACGGACGACCTGCGCTTCGCCGCCATGCTGCTCGACCACCTCGTCTTCGCCGAACCCGGCAACGACGACGCGCGCGAGCTCCTGGCGCGCACCTACGACCAGCTCGGCTACCGCGCCGAGTCGGGCCCGTGGCGCGACGTCTATCTGGTGGGAGCCCACGAGCTGCGCCACGGCACGCCCGAGCCCGGCGGCACCCGACTCGAACTCGCCTTCGATCTGCTCCGCCACACCCCGATGGAGCGCTTCCTCGAGAGCTTCGCCACGCGACTGAACGGGCCCGACGCGGCCGACGTCGAACTCGCGGTCAACCTCGACTTCACCGACACGCGCGAGAACTACACGCTGTGGATCGAGAACGCGGTGCTCCACCACCGCCAGCAGCCCGTCGATCCCGAGGCCGACGCGACGGTCCACCTGACGCGGGAGCTGCTCCTCGAGCTCATCGCGGGGCGCAAGACGGCGCGCGAGTTCCTGTTCTCCGACGACCTCGACGTCGACGGCAGTCGCACGGCGCTGATCCGCTTCTTCTCGCTGCTCGAAGCGCCGGAGGCGAACTTCGCGATCATCGAGCCCTAG
- a CDS encoding MBL fold metallo-hydrolase encodes MQIGRWLFAGIAGLALFLAGFWLGRSPTGESIRELGLEAAGRVGAVVAQRAGTDTRSRLILENPDLYRRVQGGGAFGGTFSRHVAQNMFGQTDEAIADANELTEVEELAPRTWLVRFPIVNCVLFETDEGLVVVDTGMSPAGPALVEAIRSISALPVHTVIYTHGHVDHAYGTWALLEAGWNPEVIAHAAIEERFDRYIRLRGSMAKYMSQPEHQLPASREDLVWPTRTFDDRLEIEVGGETFVLQHHRGETDDQLYVWAPARRALATADYYQGFLPNAGNGKRVQRHPEEWAFALREMAALEPALLLPAHGEALTDPSLIQENLGVHAEVLEFVVKHTIDGLNAGLRKDQIFQSLELPRHLDEHPTLRVQYVTARDISKMVIRQYTGWWDDIPSHWSPAPLEHEAQAIVESAGGMDAFVDRTREYLATDVILASHFADWAWLAEPENAAVQQLVLDVYRERILDPRSNTQDMLAYLDAMALARDAQLAAGTP; translated from the coding sequence ATGCAGATCGGACGCTGGCTGTTCGCAGGGATCGCAGGTCTGGCGCTCTTCCTCGCCGGCTTCTGGCTCGGGCGCAGCCCGACCGGAGAGTCGATCCGCGAGCTCGGGCTCGAGGCCGCCGGTCGCGTCGGCGCCGTGGTCGCCCAGCGCGCCGGCACCGACACCCGTTCGCGCTTGATCCTCGAGAACCCGGACCTCTACCGCCGCGTTCAGGGGGGAGGCGCTTTCGGCGGCACCTTCTCGCGTCACGTCGCGCAGAACATGTTCGGGCAGACCGACGAGGCGATCGCCGACGCGAACGAGCTCACCGAGGTGGAGGAGCTGGCGCCGCGCACCTGGCTCGTGCGCTTCCCGATCGTCAACTGCGTGCTCTTCGAAACCGACGAGGGCCTGGTGGTCGTCGATACGGGCATGTCGCCCGCCGGGCCGGCGCTCGTCGAGGCGATCCGCAGCATCAGCGCACTCCCGGTGCACACGGTCATCTACACCCACGGTCACGTCGATCACGCCTATGGCACCTGGGCACTCCTCGAAGCGGGCTGGAACCCCGAGGTGATCGCCCACGCCGCCATCGAGGAGCGCTTCGATCGCTACATCCGACTGCGGGGGTCGATGGCGAAGTACATGTCCCAGCCCGAGCATCAGCTACCGGCGAGCCGTGAAGATCTCGTGTGGCCAACGCGCACCTTCGACGACCGCCTCGAGATCGAGGTGGGCGGTGAGACCTTCGTCTTGCAGCACCACCGCGGCGAAACCGACGACCAGCTCTACGTGTGGGCGCCTGCGCGACGCGCGCTGGCGACGGCCGACTATTACCAGGGCTTCTTGCCCAACGCGGGCAACGGCAAGCGCGTGCAGCGCCACCCCGAAGAGTGGGCCTTCGCACTGCGAGAGATGGCGGCCCTGGAACCCGCGCTCCTGCTTCCCGCCCACGGCGAGGCGCTGACCGATCCGTCCCTCATTCAGGAGAACCTGGGGGTTCACGCCGAAGTGCTCGAGTTCGTCGTGAAGCACACCATCGACGGGCTGAACGCCGGGCTGCGCAAGGACCAGATCTTCCAGTCCCTCGAGCTGCCGCGGCACCTCGACGAGCACCCCACGCTTCGCGTGCAGTACGTCACCGCGCGCGACATCTCGAAGATGGTGATCCGGCAGTACACGGGCTGGTGGGACGACATTCCCTCCCATTGGTCGCCGGCCCCCCTCGAGCACGAAGCGCAGGCGATCGTGGAGTCCGCCGGTGGGATGGACGCCTTCGTCGATCGGACGCGCGAGTACCTCGCCACCGACGTGATTCTCGCCAGCCACTTCGCCGACTGGGCCTGGCTCGCGGAGCCCGAGAACGCCGCCGTGCAGCAGCTGGTCCTAGACGTCTACCGCGAACGGATCCTCGACCCGCGTTCGAACACCCAGGACATGCTCGCCTATCTCGACGCCATGGCCCTGGCGCGCGACGCCCAGCTGGCGGCGGGCACGCCCTGA